CGTCGAAAATTTCGCGCGCGCTTTTTTCCAGAAGCTGCTCAAACCACTGGCCGACGTTCTCCACGGCGCGATCGGCAAGGCACTGGGCAAAGGCCGCCTGGCCAACTTCTTTCACGAGCTGGTCTGCCACACCACCGGCCACCCGGTCGACGTGGCCAGCGGTCGCTTGCTGACCTCTGGCGTGGACCTGCGGCTTCCAGGTCCCATTGTGTTGGTGTTCAAGCGGCAGTACGCGTCCAGCTGGTCCGATCGCGATGGGCCGCTCGGCTGGGGTTGGAGCCATTCCTTCGACCAGGCCGTCTGGGTCGAGACGAGCAAGGACCGAGGTAAGCGCGACGGGAAAGACTTCGGCACCATCGTCTATCGCGCCGAGGACGGGCGGGAAATCGAGTTCGATCTCGTGGACATCACGAAGCGGCCAGCCTGGTTACAGCCAAATGAACGCTGGGATCGCTTCAATCGTCTCACGCTGCGTTTGGTTTCCAAGACGCGCTGGGAGATTGACGGTCCTGATGGTCTGACGCGCGAGTTTCAAGTGGTCGGGGCGGCGGCGGGAGCGGCGCGGACTGCACGCGCCGACGAGATCCCAGGACGCAAAGACTTCATGCGCCTGGCGCGCATCCGCGACCGCGCCGGCAACGCGATCGCACTCCGCTATGACGGCGCCGGCAACCTGGACACGATCATCGATTCGGGTGGTCGTGAGATCCGCATGGAGAACGACCGCGCCGGGCGGCTCCATCGGGTGATGGTCTCTCATCCGACAGCCAACGGATGGGTCGAGCATGCGCGGTACGTTTATTCAGCGAGCGGCGACCTGGCTGAGGTCTTCGATCCGCTGGGCCACGCCCATCGAATGGAGTACGCGGACCATCTGCTGGTGCGGGAGACCAACCGCAACGGTCTCAGTTTCTTTTTCCAGTACGAAGGCAGCGGTCCCGAAGCGCGCTGCGTGAAGACGTGGGGCGACGGCGACATCTATACCCGCGAGCTGCTCTATGATCGGCTCAACCACGTCACCATCTCGAAAGATTCGTACGGTCACGAGACGACGTATCAGATGAACGCCGACAACGCCGTGGTGTCGGTCAGAGACGCGCTGGGCGGCGTAATCACGTACGCGTTCGACGATGCCTACCACAAGGTCAGCGAAGTCGATCCGGTCGGCGGTGAAACCAAGTGGGAATACGATGAGCGGGGGAATTGCATCAAGGTCACTGGACCCGACGGCGCGGCGGCGGTCATCGAATTCAATGATCGCAACCAAGCCGTGCATGCGATCGATCCCGTGAAGGGAGAGTGGCACTGGGGATACGACCAGCGAGGATTGCTGATCGCCCGGGTGGATCCGCTCGACCGGCGGGTCAGGTTCATATGGAAGACGGACGACGAAATGGACGGCGCCCGGCCGCGCGTTCGCGGATCCACGCTTGCTGCTGCTCGGCGACCGGAGTCCGCGCCGCCGTTTCGATTGGCCGCGGTCATCGATCCTGCCGGGCAAACCACGGCCCTCGGATATGACCGGCAGGGCAACGTGACGTCGTTGCGCAGCCCCAACGCCGCCGAGAGCCGCTGGAAGTACGACGGCCTCGGACTTTGCGTGGCCGCCAGCGATCCCAAGGGCAACACCCAGCAGCGCCAGCACGATCCGTTAAATCGTGTGGTCTTGGTGAAGGAACCCGACGGCAATGTTCGAGAGTTGGAGTTCGATGCGGAGGGGAACGTCGTGCACGCGCGCGACCAGCAACATGACGTGCGCTTCACGTACCAGGGCATGGGCCGCCTGCGGACGCGCACCGAGGCGGGCACCACTGTCACCTTCGAGTACGACCGCGAAGAGCGCCTGATTGGCATCAAGAACGAAAAAGGCCACGTTTACCGGTTCGACCTTGGCCCCACCGGACAGGTCGTCACCGAAATCGGATTCGACGGACTCAGACGCGAGTACAAGCGCGACGCCGCCGGCCGGGTCACCAAGGTGATCCGCCCCGATCGGCAAGAGACGACGTATGCATACGACGCCGGTGGCCGCTTGGTCGAGGCCAAACACAGCGACGGCACCGCCGCCGCCTATGCCTATCGTGAAGACGGCGCGTTGCTGGAAGCGAAGAACGACGCGGGACTGGTGACCTTTGAGCGCGACAAACTGGGCCGCATCCTCAAGGAGATCGTCGGAGAAGATTGGGTTGCCTCCGAATACGACGTCCTGGGGATGCGCGTCGGCCTGCGATCATCGAAGGGCCTCCGGCAGCGCTTCGAGCGCAACGGCATGGGCGACGTTTTGGCGGTGCGGGCGCGGTTCGCGGGCGCCGACGCATCGGCCGATCACGAAGCAGGCATTCCGCGCGGTGGCCCGAACGGCGTGAATAGCCAAGGTGGAAACGGTGGCGGCGGCGATAGCGTGTGGGAAGCGCGTTTCGAGCGCGACACCGTCGGCTTGGAGTTGGAGCGCGCCCTCCCCGGCGGCGTCCGGGCCCGCTGGGAGCGCGACAACCTTGGCCGGCCGAAGATTCACTCCATTTCGCTCGGCGGCCTGTCCAAGGCGGCGTGGCAATACACCTGGGAGGTCAACGATCGCCTGCTCCGGGTCGTCGACCTGATGGCCGGCCCGACGGAGTACCAGCACGACGCGCTCGGAAACCTGGTAGCCGCGGCCTACGCCGACGGCCGCGTCGACCTGCGTATGCCGGACGCCGTCGGCAACCTCTTCCGAACCGAGAACCGCAAAGACCGGAAGTACGGGCCGGCGGGCCAGCTGCTGCGAGCGCAGAACGCCGCTGGCGGCACCACACGCTACGGCTACGACCCTGAAGGCAACCTGTCCAAGAAGATCGAGCCCGATGGCGCCATGTGGGCATACCACTGGAACGGCGCCGGAATGCTGGTCAAGGTCGTGCGCCCCGACGGCGACGCCATCGAGTTTGCCTACGACGCACTCGGGCGCCGACTGTGGAAGCGGTATCGCGGTCGAACCACGCGATGGATCTGGGACGGCAACGTTCCGATTCACGAATGGGTCGAGGCGACAGTAGCGGCGGAAGTAGTGACGGCGCCACCGCCGCTATCGACCATCGTCACCGACGAGATTGCGGCAAGGCAGTGCCGCGCCGACCTGAATGAGCGCCCCGCGCAGGGCCCGCCGTTAGATTGCGGCACCAGCGAACGCCCCATCACGTGGCTCTTCGAACCCGAGAGCTTTGCGCCGCTAGCAAAGCTTGTCGGCGATTCACGCCAGAGCATCATCACCGATCACCTCGGAACGCCCACAGCCATGTACGACGACGCCGGCCAGGAAATCTGGTCCGCGTCCATTGACGCCTACGGCGACCTCCACAACCTGAAAGGTGACCGCCAAGCTTGCCCCTTCCGCTGGCCTGGGCAATACGAGGATGCGGAGACGGGGCTCTACTACAACCGGTTCAGGTACTACGACCCCGGCGCTGGGCAGTATGTCAGCCAGGATCCAATCGGGCTTCTCGGCGGACCAGCAGTGTACGCGTATGTTCAGGATCCGACCCGACGCACTGATCGGTTGGGCCTTGCCGGCGACTCTTGCGGAAGCACGCCGACTGTCGATTGGGACCCAGCAACGGGTCGCTTCCGAGACGTCGAAAGTGGTCGGTTCATCAAGAACAAGAGTGTCCCTTGGCCGGCCGACGACGGCTTTGCCACCCGCAAGCCGGACCGACTGGTACCTGGCCAGATTCTGGACCGTTACGGCAAACCCGGCGGAAACTTCCTCTCGCCCGAAGGAACACCATTTTCAGAGCGTGGTCTTCCAACCGGATACGAAGAGGGCAAACCCTACAATCGCTATGAGGTAGTGAGTCCATACGACCAGGCCGAGTCCGGCCCCATAGCGCCGACCCCACAGTTTGGCTCAAGTGGCGGCGGGACACAGATAAAAACTGCCCATTCTGTCGGAGAATTGGTCGACATGGGTGTCCTCAAACCATTGTGATTGCGATGACCAAACGGCCTAAGTACACACTTGTGGAACGAACCTTTGATCCCAGTAAGGGTTTTCCGCGAAGTCGCGAGTTTTCTTACAAATGTTTGATCTGCGGCGATCTTGTGCCATCAAATCCCAAAGACTCCTTGCACTGCAAGTGTCGCAATATTTTCGTTGACGTTGACGCCTTTCGATTTTCCGTGCGGGAGTTGGACAAGGTCACGCTCTTCGAGCGAATTCCTGCGAAAGGTAATGCTGATCAGAGCTGAGAGCATGCGGGACTGAGCTTGATCCGATCTCGTAGACAGTTTCTCTACGCTGCTAACGCTGCCAGACGGATTACTGCGTCCGCCCCTTGGTCTAGCTGCGGTCGTTCACCATGCGCGAGAAGCCGCAACCCGCGCATGGTCTTTCTCGTGCGCCAGCCGGTTTCTTTCGCGCTGCAATTGGCGGCCTCGGATAGCGCAGCCACAGCCACCGGGCCGGCCTTGGTCAGGGATTCGAGGCACGCGATCGATCGCAGCGTCTTTGACCCGTCTGGCTTCAGCTCGAAGATCGAGGTCCATCAGGAAACTTGTCGACGCCTGACGCATGCTCCCCACGACGGGCCGCGACAACCGCCGCCATCCCACGCCGCGCAGGTGGGATCAGGCGGCGATTCCCGTTAGGATGACTGGAAGCCATGAAGAACTTCACTGTGGCCCGTTTTTGGTTGTTCGGTTTCGCGCTTCTTGCCGTTGCCATCGTCCCACGGGGTGCGCGTGCCATGGTGGCGTGGACGGCGACGATGGAAAAAGGCGACCTGTCCGAATGGAATGGACAGAACAACCCGACCAAGAAGTTGGCCGACGGCACCGTCCGCAAAAACATCGAAGTGCTGGGCGAGCAGTGGTAGCAAGGCCCTGAAAATCACCCTGCATCCTGACGATACCTTCGGCCAGTACAACCAGGACCGCGTCGACCTTGGCCACAACACCACCCTGACCGGCGAGGGCAAGGACTCGTACCTCGCCGGCTTTTACTACCTGCTCGAAGACGCCAAGACGCGCGACGAGATCGCCTTCTACGAGACCAACAACAGCTTCCGTAACTGGATGGATATCTGGGTGGAACCCAAAACCGGCGGCGGCACGACTATCAAGCTGGGCATCGAATCGAACGGCGCGAACCTCGGGTCGGTGCTGGTGTGGACCGGCGAGATCACCGCCGCGCAATGGCATCAACTGGCGCTGCACGTCCACTGGTCCAACGACGCGGCAAAAGGGATCGTCGACTTCTGGATCGACGGCAAGCAAGTGGTCACTGGCTACAAGCACAACACCCGGTTCGACAGCAACAGCCTCTTCTTTTCGACTGGATTGCATCGGGTCTTGCCGCAGCCGTATGTCGAAACGCTGTACCTGGACGACTTCGTCGAGGGCGACAGCCTGGCAGACATCAACCTGGGCGCAGCGACGGTCGGTCCGGGCGACAGCGGCATTACCGACGCGGGCGGCGGCACGGATGTCGGCAATGCCAGTGGCGATGCGATCGGCGGCACGGGCGGTGCCACTGGCAGCGGCGGCACGAATGGAACGGGCTCGGGCGGCGCGCCAATGAATAACGGAACTGGCGGCACCGGGTCGGGTGGAGCGGCGGGCGTTGGCCCGGGCGGCGCCAGCAGTACTGCTGGAAATGGGTCCACGACCAGCACCAGCAACGGGTGCACCGTCGCTGCCGGTCAGCAAGCGCCACCGAGGCGCGACACTGCCGGGCTGTTCGCGATCGGCACTTTGTGGCTCGCGGCCCGGCGTCCTCGTCGCCGACGCTGACAGAGCCGTC
This window of the Polyangia bacterium genome carries:
- a CDS encoding glycohydrolase toxin TNT-related protein (This protein contains a domain related to Tuberculosis Necrotizing Toxin, which is the C-terminal effector domain of outer membrane channel protein CpnT, and which has a lethal NAD+-glycohydrolase activity.); its protein translation is MVCHTTGHPVDVASGRLLTSGVDLRLPGPIVLVFKRQYASSWSDRDGPLGWGWSHSFDQAVWVETSKDRGKRDGKDFGTIVYRAEDGREIEFDLVDITKRPAWLQPNERWDRFNRLTLRLVSKTRWEIDGPDGLTREFQVVGAAAGAARTARADEIPGRKDFMRLARIRDRAGNAIALRYDGAGNLDTIIDSGGREIRMENDRAGRLHRVMVSHPTANGWVEHARYVYSASGDLAEVFDPLGHAHRMEYADHLLVRETNRNGLSFFFQYEGSGPEARCVKTWGDGDIYTRELLYDRLNHVTISKDSYGHETTYQMNADNAVVSVRDALGGVITYAFDDAYHKVSEVDPVGGETKWEYDERGNCIKVTGPDGAAAVIEFNDRNQAVHAIDPVKGEWHWGYDQRGLLIARVDPLDRRVRFIWKTDDEMDGARPRVRGSTLAAARRPESAPPFRLAAVIDPAGQTTALGYDRQGNVTSLRSPNAAESRWKYDGLGLCVAASDPKGNTQQRQHDPLNRVVLVKEPDGNVRELEFDAEGNVVHARDQQHDVRFTYQGMGRLRTRTEAGTTVTFEYDREERLIGIKNEKGHVYRFDLGPTGQVVTEIGFDGLRREYKRDAAGRVTKVIRPDRQETTYAYDAGGRLVEAKHSDGTAAAYAYREDGALLEAKNDAGLVTFERDKLGRILKEIVGEDWVASEYDVLGMRVGLRSSKGLRQRFERNGMGDVLAVRARFAGADASADHEAGIPRGGPNGVNSQGGNGGGGDSVWEARFERDTVGLELERALPGGVRARWERDNLGRPKIHSISLGGLSKAAWQYTWEVNDRLLRVVDLMAGPTEYQHDALGNLVAAAYADGRVDLRMPDAVGNLFRTENRKDRKYGPAGQLLRAQNAAGGTTRYGYDPEGNLSKKIEPDGAMWAYHWNGAGMLVKVVRPDGDAIEFAYDALGRRLWKRYRGRTTRWIWDGNVPIHEWVEATVAAEVVTAPPPLSTIVTDEIAARQCRADLNERPAQGPPLDCGTSERPITWLFEPESFAPLAKLVGDSRQSIITDHLGTPTAMYDDAGQEIWSASIDAYGDLHNLKGDRQACPFRWPGQYEDAETGLYYNRFRYYDPGAGQYVSQDPIGLLGGPAVYAYVQDPTRRTDRLGLAGDSCGSTPTVDWDPATGRFRDVESGRFIKNKSVPWPADDGFATRKPDRLVPGQILDRYGKPGGNFLSPEGTPFSERGLPTGYEEGKPYNRYEVVSPYDQAESGPIAPTPQFGSSGGGTQIKTAHSVGELVDMGVLKPL
- a CDS encoding heparin lyase I family protein gives rise to the protein MPLPSSHGVRVPWWRGRRRWKKATCPNGMDRTTRPRSWPTAPSAKTSKCWASSGSKALKITLHPDDTFGQYNQDRVDLGHNTTLTGEGKDSYLAGFYYLLEDAKTRDEIAFYETNNSFRNWMDIWVEPKTGGGTTIKLGIESNGANLGSVLVWTGEITAAQWHQLALHVHWSNDAAKGIVDFWIDGKQVVTGYKHNTRFDSNSLFFSTGLHRVLPQPYVETLYLDDFVEGDSLADINLGAATVGPGDSGITDAGGGTDVGNASGDAIGGTGGATGSGGTNGTGSGGAPMNNGTGGTGSGGAAGVGPGGASSTAGNGSTTSTSNGCTVAAGQQAPPRRDTAGLFAIGTLWLAARRPRRRR